A stretch of the Mycobacterium sp. ITM-2016-00317 genome encodes the following:
- a CDS encoding JmjC domain-containing protein translates to MLSRCIGIAPDAFAAGYWGRKPLLSPAKTLPRDFGDLLSPETVDELIAERGVRAPFIRLAKEGQVLPKDSYLGPAGFGAEITDQVDAAKVLTELGSGATIVLQGLHRLWPPLIEFVRQAVADIGHPVQANAYITPPDNRGFDFHYDVHDVFVLQVSGRKRWVVHAPVHLHPLPDQPWTEHRARIEERVTAEPVIDTVLADGDALYLPRGWVHAAQALDTTSIHLTIGVSATTGFDVARAVLDELSRSDEFRAPLPLGIDPVDGNAMAATAAKVIAQIVTHLRDDATALSTAAADRLTARHGSRTRPEAVRPLQTLRAVEHADTVPVRCRGGLCATVQHGADGRVSIRLADKTITFPALCAPALDEILRGGVTDAGSLPGLDRTDGTVLVRRLLREGVVVPT, encoded by the coding sequence GTGCTCAGCCGTTGCATCGGCATCGCCCCTGATGCCTTCGCCGCCGGATACTGGGGGCGCAAGCCGCTGCTGAGCCCGGCGAAGACGCTGCCCCGCGACTTCGGTGACCTGCTCTCTCCGGAGACGGTGGACGAGTTGATCGCCGAGCGCGGGGTGCGCGCGCCGTTCATCCGGCTCGCCAAGGAGGGCCAGGTCCTGCCCAAGGACTCCTACCTCGGCCCCGCCGGCTTCGGCGCGGAGATCACCGACCAGGTGGACGCGGCGAAGGTGCTGACCGAACTGGGTTCGGGCGCCACGATCGTGCTGCAGGGGCTGCACCGGCTGTGGCCGCCGCTGATCGAGTTCGTCCGGCAGGCCGTGGCCGATATCGGGCACCCGGTGCAGGCCAACGCCTACATCACCCCACCGGACAATCGCGGCTTCGACTTCCACTACGACGTCCACGACGTGTTCGTCCTGCAGGTGTCGGGTCGCAAGCGCTGGGTCGTGCACGCACCGGTGCACCTGCACCCGCTGCCGGACCAGCCGTGGACAGAGCACCGCGCCCGCATCGAAGAACGCGTCACCGCCGAGCCGGTGATCGACACCGTGCTCGCCGACGGCGACGCGCTCTACCTACCGCGCGGGTGGGTGCACGCCGCGCAGGCACTCGACACGACCTCGATCCACCTGACGATCGGCGTGTCGGCGACGACGGGGTTCGATGTCGCGCGCGCCGTCCTCGACGAACTCAGCCGCTCCGACGAGTTCCGGGCCCCGCTGCCGCTGGGCATCGACCCTGTCGACGGCAACGCGATGGCCGCGACCGCGGCCAAGGTGATCGCGCAGATCGTCACCCATCTGCGCGACGACGCGACGGCGCTCAGCACCGCCGCCGCCGACCGGCTGACCGCCCGGCACGGATCGCGGACCCGGCCCGAGGCCGTCCGACCGCTGCAGACGCTGCGGGCGGTCGAACACGCCGACACGGTGCCGGTGCGGTGCCGCGGCGGTCTGTGCGCGACCGTGCAGCACGGCGCAGACGGGCGGGTGTCGATCCGGCTGGCGGACAAGACGATCACCTTCCCCGCGCTGTGCGCGCCTGCGCTGGACGAGATCCTCCGCGGCGGCGTCACCGACGCGGGCTCACTGCCGGGCCTGGACCGCACGGACGGCACCGTGCTGGTGCGCCGGCTGCTGCGCGAAGGCGTGGTGGTGCCGACGTGA
- a CDS encoding acyl-CoA dehydrogenase, protein MPIAILEEHNDLADSVRSFVERVAPSEVLHEALESPIPNPPPYWKSAAEQGLQGVHLAESVGGQGFGILELAVVIAEFGYGAVPGPFVPSAIASALIAADNPDAAVLGDLASGEVIAAYALDSGLTATRQGNSLVIRGEARAVPAAAQASLLVLPVAIESGEEWVVLDAAALEIEPVPSVDPLRPVAHVRANAVEVGDDRVLATLSRGHARALMSTLLSAEAIGVARWATDTASEYAKIREQFGRPIGQFQAIKHKCAGMIAETERATAAVWDAARAIDEADGADEKTDTAYEFAAAVAATLAPAAAQHCAQDCIQVHGGIGFTWEHDTNVYYRRALVLAASFGRASDYPQRVVDLATSTGMRALNIDLDPDTEKLRDEIRAEVAALKEIPREKRNTAIAEGGWVQPHLPLPWGRAASPIEQIIIAQEFATGRVKRPQMGIAAWIIPSIVAFGTDAQQQRFLPPTFRGEMIWCQLFSEPGAGSDLASLTTKATKVDGGWRITGQKIWTTGAQFSQWGALLARTDPSAPKHAGITYFLLDMESEGVEVKPLRELTGNAMFNTVFIDDVFVPDDMVLGEVNRGWEVSRNTLTNERVSIGSSEPPFLPSLDKFVEFVAEGQFDQIAQNHAGILIAEGHAAKILNMRSTLLTLAGGDPMPAAAISKLLSMKTGQGYAEFAVSSFGTDAVVGDLGQVTGRWAEYLLASRATTIYGGTSEVQLNIIAERLLGLPRDP, encoded by the coding sequence ATGCCCATCGCGATCCTGGAAGAGCACAACGACCTGGCCGATTCGGTGCGGTCCTTCGTCGAACGGGTCGCCCCGTCCGAGGTCTTGCACGAGGCCCTGGAGAGCCCGATCCCCAACCCGCCGCCGTACTGGAAGTCCGCGGCCGAGCAGGGCCTGCAGGGCGTGCACCTGGCCGAGTCGGTCGGCGGACAGGGCTTCGGCATCCTCGAACTGGCGGTCGTCATCGCCGAATTCGGTTACGGCGCGGTGCCGGGTCCGTTCGTCCCGTCCGCGATCGCCAGTGCGCTGATCGCCGCCGACAACCCCGACGCCGCGGTACTCGGCGACCTCGCCTCCGGTGAGGTCATCGCCGCGTACGCACTCGACTCCGGCCTGACCGCGACGCGGCAGGGCAACAGCCTGGTGATCCGTGGCGAGGCCCGCGCGGTGCCCGCCGCCGCGCAGGCGTCGCTGCTGGTGCTGCCCGTAGCGATCGAGTCCGGCGAGGAATGGGTGGTGCTCGACGCCGCAGCACTGGAGATCGAGCCGGTGCCCAGCGTCGACCCGCTGCGCCCGGTCGCCCACGTGCGGGCCAACGCCGTCGAGGTCGGCGACGATCGGGTGCTGGCCACTCTGAGCCGCGGCCACGCCCGCGCGCTGATGTCGACCCTGCTGTCCGCCGAGGCGATCGGCGTCGCGCGCTGGGCCACCGACACCGCGTCGGAGTACGCGAAGATCCGCGAGCAGTTCGGCCGGCCGATCGGCCAGTTCCAGGCCATCAAGCACAAGTGCGCGGGCATGATCGCCGAGACCGAGCGGGCCACCGCCGCGGTCTGGGACGCCGCCCGGGCCATCGACGAGGCCGACGGAGCCGACGAAAAAACAGACACCGCATACGAATTCGCCGCCGCAGTGGCCGCCACGCTGGCACCGGCGGCCGCGCAGCACTGCGCCCAGGACTGCATCCAGGTGCACGGCGGCATCGGCTTCACCTGGGAGCACGACACCAACGTCTACTACCGCCGCGCCCTGGTGCTGGCGGCCTCGTTCGGTCGCGCCTCGGACTACCCGCAGCGGGTGGTCGACCTCGCGACCAGCACCGGCATGCGGGCATTGAACATCGACCTCGACCCCGACACCGAGAAGCTGCGCGACGAGATCCGCGCGGAAGTGGCTGCGCTGAAAGAGATTCCACGCGAGAAGCGCAACACCGCGATCGCCGAGGGCGGCTGGGTGCAGCCCCACCTGCCGCTGCCCTGGGGCCGCGCGGCCAGCCCGATCGAGCAGATCATCATCGCCCAGGAGTTCGCGACGGGCCGGGTCAAGCGGCCCCAGATGGGCATCGCCGCGTGGATCATCCCGTCGATCGTCGCGTTCGGCACCGACGCGCAGCAGCAGCGCTTCCTGCCGCCGACGTTCCGCGGCGAGATGATCTGGTGCCAGCTGTTCTCCGAGCCCGGCGCCGGTTCCGACCTGGCCAGCCTGACCACCAAGGCCACCAAGGTCGACGGTGGCTGGCGCATCACCGGCCAGAAGATCTGGACCACCGGCGCGCAGTTCTCCCAGTGGGGCGCGCTGCTGGCCCGCACCGACCCGAGCGCCCCGAAACACGCCGGGATCACCTACTTCCTGCTCGACATGGAGAGCGAAGGGGTCGAGGTCAAACCGCTGCGCGAGCTGACCGGCAACGCGATGTTCAACACCGTGTTCATCGACGACGTCTTCGTCCCCGACGACATGGTGCTCGGTGAGGTCAACCGCGGCTGGGAGGTCAGCCGCAACACGCTGACCAACGAGCGGGTGTCCATCGGTAGCAGCGAGCCGCCGTTCCTGCCGAGCCTGGACAAGTTCGTCGAGTTCGTCGCCGAGGGGCAGTTCGACCAGATCGCGCAGAACCACGCCGGGATCCTGATCGCCGAAGGCCACGCGGCCAAGATCCTCAACATGCGCTCGACGCTGCTGACGCTGGCCGGCGGCGATCCGATGCCCGCCGCGGCGATCTCCAAGCTGCTGTCGATGAAGACGGGGCAGGGCTACGCCGAGTTCGCGGTGTCCTCGTTCGGCACCGACGCCGTCGTCGGCGATCTCGGGCAGGTCACCGGGCGCTGGGCCGAGTACCTTCTGGCCAGCCGAGCGACCACGATCTACGGCGGCACCTCCGAGGTGCAGCTGAACATCATCGCCGAACGTCTGCTGGGCCTGCCGCGCGATCCGTAG
- a CDS encoding 2-hydroxyacid dehydrogenase: MVRVLAHFVPAGPDSKVAEFLASHDGWLDVRFCAEDDDDTFYRELPEAEVIWHVLRPLSGEDLAKAPRLRLVHKLGAGVNTIDVDAATARGVAVANMPGANAPSVAEGTLLLMLAALRRLPELDRATRAGRGWPSDPSLGETVRDIASCTVGLVGYGNIAKQVEHILLAMGAEVLHTSTRDDGTPGWRTLPDLLAHSDIVSLHLPLTDATAGLLGRDALARMKDDAVLVNTSRGPIVDEAALVDALHGGTLAAAGLDVFAVEPVPADNPLLALPNVVLTPHVTWYTADTMRRYLEFAVDNCERLRDGRHLANVVNQVAG, from the coding sequence ATGGTGAGGGTGCTGGCGCATTTCGTTCCCGCCGGACCCGACAGCAAGGTCGCCGAATTCCTTGCTTCGCACGATGGTTGGCTGGATGTCCGGTTCTGCGCCGAGGACGACGACGACACGTTCTACCGGGAGCTGCCCGAAGCCGAGGTGATCTGGCACGTGCTGCGCCCGCTGTCCGGCGAGGATCTGGCCAAGGCACCCCGGCTGCGGCTGGTGCACAAGCTCGGCGCGGGCGTCAACACCATCGATGTCGACGCCGCGACGGCCCGCGGCGTGGCGGTCGCCAACATGCCGGGGGCGAACGCGCCGTCGGTCGCCGAGGGCACGCTGCTGCTGATGCTGGCCGCGCTGCGCAGGCTTCCCGAACTCGACCGGGCCACCCGGGCCGGCCGGGGTTGGCCGTCGGATCCGTCGCTGGGCGAGACCGTCCGCGACATCGCGAGCTGCACCGTCGGGTTGGTCGGCTACGGCAACATCGCCAAACAGGTCGAGCACATCCTGCTGGCGATGGGCGCCGAGGTGCTCCACACCAGCACCCGCGACGACGGCACACCCGGCTGGCGCACCCTGCCGGACCTGTTGGCCCACAGCGACATCGTCTCGCTGCACCTTCCGCTCACCGACGCCACCGCAGGTCTGCTCGGCCGCGACGCACTGGCCCGGATGAAGGACGACGCGGTGCTGGTGAACACCTCGCGCGGCCCGATCGTCGACGAGGCGGCGCTGGTCGACGCGCTGCACGGCGGCACGCTGGCCGCGGCCGGCCTGGACGTGTTCGCCGTGGAACCGGTGCCTGCGGACAACCCGCTGCTGGCCCTGCCCAACGTGGTGCTGACCCCGCACGTGACCTGGTACACCGCCGACACCATGCGTCGTTACCTCGAGTTCGCGGTGGACAACTGCGAACGATTACGTGACGGGCGCCACCTCGCCAACGTGGTGAACCAGGTCGCCGGGTAA
- a CDS encoding alpha/beta hydrolase has translation MSQPADTQTPGVTREFIGLDSPTARRAGGGHPCQGLYHRAAGHTPKVAMIATHYQIDFSEHYLADYMAARGIGFLGWNTRFRGFESSFLLDHALVDIGVGVRWLREVQGVETVILLGNSGGGSLMAAYQANAVGLDDLPPADGYVASAAHPGRPDVLTAWMDASVVDENDAVATDSDLDLFNDRNGPPYSPDFVARYRAAQIARNDAITDWAEAELLRVRAAGFSDRPFTVMRTWADPRMVDPSLEPTKRTANSCYAGVPAKANRSTRGIAAACTLRNWLGMWSLRHAQTRAEPHLARITSPALVINAEQDTGVYPSDAQRIHDALGSADKEMCSVDTDHYFTTPGARDEKADTIAAWIARRW, from the coding sequence ATGAGCCAGCCAGCCGACACCCAGACACCCGGCGTCACCCGGGAATTCATCGGCCTCGACTCGCCGACCGCACGGCGGGCCGGGGGCGGGCACCCGTGTCAGGGGCTCTACCACCGCGCCGCCGGTCACACCCCGAAGGTGGCGATGATCGCCACGCACTACCAGATCGACTTCTCAGAGCATTATCTCGCCGACTACATGGCCGCCCGGGGAATCGGCTTCCTGGGCTGGAACACCCGGTTCCGGGGATTCGAGAGCAGCTTCCTGCTCGACCACGCGCTGGTCGACATCGGCGTCGGCGTGCGCTGGCTACGCGAGGTCCAGGGTGTGGAAACCGTGATCCTGCTCGGCAATTCCGGCGGCGGGTCGTTGATGGCGGCCTATCAGGCCAACGCCGTCGGACTCGACGACCTGCCACCGGCCGACGGCTACGTCGCCAGCGCCGCCCACCCCGGCCGCCCGGACGTGCTGACCGCGTGGATGGACGCATCCGTCGTCGACGAGAACGACGCGGTCGCAACCGATTCCGATCTCGACCTGTTCAACGACCGGAACGGTCCGCCGTACAGCCCGGACTTTGTCGCGCGGTACCGGGCCGCCCAGATCGCCCGCAACGACGCCATCACCGACTGGGCCGAGGCCGAGCTGCTCCGGGTCCGCGCGGCCGGATTCTCCGACCGTCCCTTCACAGTGATGCGCACCTGGGCCGACCCACGCATGGTGGATCCCAGCCTGGAACCGACCAAGCGGACCGCCAACTCGTGCTACGCGGGCGTGCCCGCCAAGGCGAACCGGTCCACCCGCGGGATCGCGGCCGCCTGCACGCTGCGCAACTGGCTCGGCATGTGGAGCCTGCGGCACGCGCAGACCCGCGCCGAACCGCACCTGGCGCGGATCACGAGCCCCGCGTTGGTGATCAACGCCGAACAGGACACCGGCGTCTACCCCTCCGACGCCCAGCGGATCCACGACGCGCTCGGCAGCGCCGACAAGGAGATGTGCTCGGTCGACACCGACCACTATTTCACGACGCCGGGCGCGCGCGACGAGAAGGCCGATACCATCGCCGCGTGGATCGCACGCCGATGGTGA
- a CDS encoding TetR/AcrR family transcriptional regulator has translation MSVSPREELPTVRGRQTQAAIDAAARAVVARKGILATTIADIAGEAGRSTASFYNYYDSKEAMVREWAVRFRDEARTRALAAARPDVTDHELCHRAAAAHWDTYRHRLAEIIAVSQLAMVSDDFAGYWNEICSLPIALVTSMVKDAQRQGFCQGDDPRLIAVALVSMLNQFCYQQLSGVNGGNEADDAACVKTLADIFYRTIYHPETRTP, from the coding sequence GTGAGCGTCAGTCCCCGGGAGGAACTTCCGACGGTGCGCGGACGCCAGACCCAGGCCGCGATCGACGCGGCCGCGCGTGCGGTCGTCGCACGCAAGGGCATCCTGGCCACCACGATCGCCGACATCGCCGGCGAGGCCGGCCGCTCCACCGCGTCGTTCTACAACTATTACGACTCCAAGGAGGCGATGGTCCGGGAGTGGGCGGTGCGCTTCCGCGACGAAGCCCGCACCCGCGCACTGGCCGCCGCGCGGCCGGACGTGACCGACCACGAGCTCTGCCACCGGGCCGCGGCCGCCCACTGGGACACCTACCGCCACCGGCTGGCCGAGATCATCGCGGTCAGCCAGTTGGCCATGGTCAGCGACGACTTCGCCGGATACTGGAACGAGATCTGCTCGCTGCCGATCGCATTGGTCACCTCGATGGTGAAAGACGCGCAGCGGCAGGGCTTCTGCCAGGGCGACGATCCCCGGCTGATCGCGGTGGCGCTGGTCTCGATGCTCAACCAGTTCTGCTACCAACAGCTCTCGGGCGTCAACGGCGGCAACGAGGCCGACGACGCGGCCTGCGTGAAGACGCTGGCAGACATCTTCTACCGCACCATCTACCACCCGGAGACGCGCACGCCATGA
- a CDS encoding VOC family protein: MIKPDNTNTEFALGGINHVALVCSDMRKTVDFYSGVLGMPLVKSLDLPGGMGQHFFFDAGNGDCVAFFWFADAPDRVPGISSPEAIPGIGDIVSAVSTMNHLAFHVPAEKFDEYRRRLKDKGVRVGPVLNHDESDMQVSATLHPGVYVRSFYFLDPDGITLEFACWTKEFGESDTTTVPKTAADRRVPVSG; the protein is encoded by the coding sequence GTGATCAAGCCGGACAACACGAACACCGAGTTCGCACTCGGCGGTATCAACCATGTGGCCCTGGTGTGCTCGGACATGCGCAAGACCGTCGACTTCTACAGCGGTGTGCTCGGGATGCCGTTGGTCAAGTCGCTGGATCTGCCCGGCGGCATGGGTCAGCACTTCTTCTTCGACGCCGGCAACGGCGACTGCGTCGCGTTCTTCTGGTTCGCCGACGCGCCGGACCGGGTGCCGGGCATCTCCTCGCCCGAGGCCATCCCGGGTATCGGTGACATCGTCAGCGCCGTGAGCACGATGAACCACCTGGCGTTCCACGTGCCTGCCGAGAAGTTCGACGAATACCGCCGCAGGCTCAAGGACAAAGGGGTCCGCGTGGGCCCGGTCCTCAACCACGACGAGAGTGACATGCAGGTCTCGGCGACCCTGCATCCCGGGGTGTACGTGCGGTCCTTCTACTTCCTCGACCCCGACGGGATCACCCTCGAGTTCGCCTGTTGGACCAAGGAATTCGGCGAATCCGACACGACGACGGTGCCCAAGACCGCCGCCGACCGGCGGGTACCGGTCTCGGGTTAG
- a CDS encoding oxygenase MpaB family protein: MTLDESVGAQVPVVERPVNLSTGPVGHGGRAARVDGVLGLGLLAGPANVIMQLARPGVGYGVAESRVESGRIDRHPVKRARTTFTYLAVSTSGTAEQQAAFRRAVNGAHAQVFSTDESPVKYHAFDKELQLWVGACLYKGVLDVHRLFDGELDDEAADRLYLKGRALATMLQVPEDMWPADRAAFDRYWQKSLDEVHIDDTVREFLLPIAATRLRGLTLPGPLQRQAEKMALLITTGFLPQRFRDEMRLPWDAQRQRRFDRLMTTLGAVNRVSPRIVREFPFNVLLRDLDWRIRTGRPLV; this comes from the coding sequence GTGACCCTGGACGAATCGGTCGGCGCGCAGGTGCCGGTGGTCGAACGCCCGGTGAACCTCTCGACGGGCCCGGTGGGCCACGGCGGCCGCGCGGCCCGCGTCGACGGCGTGCTCGGCCTGGGGCTGCTGGCCGGGCCGGCGAACGTGATCATGCAGCTCGCCCGCCCGGGGGTCGGCTACGGCGTGGCGGAGAGCCGGGTGGAGAGCGGCCGGATCGACCGCCACCCGGTCAAGCGGGCCCGCACCACCTTCACCTACCTCGCGGTGTCCACCAGCGGCACGGCCGAGCAACAGGCCGCCTTCCGGCGCGCGGTCAATGGGGCGCACGCGCAGGTGTTCTCCACCGACGAGAGCCCGGTGAAGTACCACGCCTTCGACAAGGAACTGCAGTTGTGGGTCGGTGCGTGCCTCTACAAGGGCGTGCTCGACGTACACCGGTTGTTCGACGGTGAACTCGATGATGAGGCCGCCGACCGGCTGTACCTGAAGGGCCGGGCGCTGGCGACGATGCTGCAGGTGCCCGAGGACATGTGGCCCGCGGACCGGGCCGCGTTCGACCGGTACTGGCAGAAGTCCCTCGACGAGGTGCACATCGACGACACCGTGCGGGAGTTCCTGCTGCCGATCGCGGCGACCCGGCTGCGCGGGCTGACGCTGCCCGGTCCACTGCAGCGGCAGGCCGAGAAGATGGCGCTGCTGATCACCACCGGCTTCCTGCCGCAGCGCTTCCGCGACGAGATGCGGCTGCCGTGGGACGCACAGCGGCAACGCCGGTTCGACCGGCTGATGACCACGCTGGGCGCGGTCAACCGGGTCTCGCCCAGGATCGTGCGGGAATTTCCGTTCAACGTCCTGCTCAGGGACCTCGACTGGCGGATCCGGACTGGGCGTCCGCTGGTCTGA
- the eccA gene encoding type VII secretion AAA-ATPase EccA, translating into MDFGSDTIAASAGPPRVDPDVVSRFATCCRALGLSVHDRRRPADQAAARNGFAALTRIAHDQCDAWAGLAAAGDDSPHVIEAVWQTSATAGALQRAIQLEPGALGFGYGSGLYLRFRAATRDDFALAYAVRLCDADRYEEADELVGRLLERRPDWLEARWVRAVLHHRAGRWSDVVRMLTPLVADPALDDTTAHAARVALGTALARLGMFAPALSHLERPEGPVAVAAVDGALIKALSLRAQGEDDEAHELLQELYAANPENAQIEEALSDNTFGIPTTSAARIEARSNPWDPATEPGEADFVDPGAKDRKAHLLIEAEAELAEFIGLDEVKYQVARLKSSVAMSIRRQERGLAVAQRTNHLVFAGPPGTGKTTIARVVAKIYCGLGLLKKETVREVHRADLIGQHIGETEAKTNAIIDSALDGVLFLDEAYALVSTGAKNDFGLVAIDTLLARMENDRDRLVVIVAGYRKDLDTFLDSNEGLRSRFTRSIDFPSYSGKELVEIATRMAEKRDSRFEDAARADMERLFEYLAQATTPDANGVDRRSLDIAGNGRFVRNLVERSEEEREYRLDHSDSDDFTDDELMTITATDVAHSAGPLLRGLGLSMPQQLPEQQ; encoded by the coding sequence ATGGATTTTGGGAGTGACACGATCGCGGCGTCGGCCGGACCGCCCCGCGTCGATCCGGATGTGGTCAGCCGGTTCGCCACCTGCTGCCGCGCGCTGGGGTTGTCCGTGCACGACCGGCGGCGACCCGCGGACCAGGCAGCGGCCAGGAACGGCTTCGCGGCGCTGACGCGCATCGCGCACGACCAGTGCGACGCATGGGCCGGGCTCGCCGCCGCCGGTGACGACTCCCCGCATGTCATCGAGGCGGTGTGGCAGACGTCGGCGACGGCCGGAGCCCTCCAGCGCGCGATCCAGCTCGAGCCGGGTGCGCTCGGATTCGGCTACGGCAGCGGGCTGTACCTGCGGTTCCGCGCGGCCACCCGCGACGACTTCGCCCTGGCCTACGCCGTGCGCCTCTGCGACGCCGACCGGTACGAGGAGGCTGACGAACTCGTCGGTCGGCTTCTCGAACGGCGGCCCGACTGGCTGGAGGCACGGTGGGTGCGCGCGGTGCTGCACCACCGGGCGGGCCGGTGGTCCGACGTGGTGCGGATGCTGACCCCGCTGGTGGCCGACCCGGCCCTGGACGACACCACCGCGCACGCCGCCCGGGTCGCGCTCGGCACCGCGCTGGCCCGGCTGGGGATGTTCGCCCCCGCACTGTCACACCTGGAGCGGCCCGAAGGCCCCGTCGCCGTCGCGGCGGTGGACGGCGCGCTGATCAAGGCGTTGTCGCTGCGCGCCCAGGGCGAGGACGACGAGGCCCACGAGCTGCTCCAGGAGCTCTACGCGGCCAACCCGGAGAATGCGCAGATCGAAGAGGCGTTGTCGGACAATACCTTCGGCATCCCGACCACCAGCGCTGCCCGCATCGAGGCGCGCAGCAACCCGTGGGACCCGGCGACCGAGCCCGGCGAAGCCGACTTCGTCGACCCGGGCGCCAAGGACCGCAAGGCGCACCTGCTGATCGAGGCCGAGGCCGAACTGGCCGAGTTCATCGGCCTCGACGAGGTCAAGTACCAGGTGGCCCGCCTGAAAAGCTCTGTGGCGATGTCGATCCGGCGTCAGGAGCGCGGTCTGGCCGTCGCCCAGCGCACCAACCATCTGGTCTTCGCGGGCCCGCCCGGCACCGGCAAGACCACGATCGCCCGCGTAGTCGCCAAGATCTACTGCGGGCTCGGCCTTTTGAAGAAGGAGACGGTGCGCGAGGTGCACCGCGCCGACCTGATCGGCCAGCACATCGGCGAGACCGAGGCCAAGACGAACGCGATCATCGACAGCGCACTCGACGGGGTGCTGTTCCTCGACGAGGCCTACGCGCTGGTCTCCACCGGCGCCAAGAACGATTTCGGGTTGGTGGCCATCGACACGCTGCTGGCCCGGATGGAGAACGACCGTGACCGGCTGGTCGTCATCGTCGCCGGGTACCGCAAGGACCTCGACACGTTCCTCGACAGCAACGAGGGTCTGCGGTCCCGATTCACCAGAAGCATCGACTTCCCGTCGTACTCAGGCAAGGAGCTCGTCGAGATCGCCACACGCATGGCCGAGAAGCGGGACTCCCGCTTCGAAGACGCCGCCCGCGCAGACATGGAGCGGTTGTTCGAATACCTGGCGCAGGCCACCACCCCCGACGCCAACGGGGTGGACCGGCGCAGCCTCGACATCGCGGGTAACGGCCGCTTCGTGCGTAACCTCGTCGAACGTTCCGAGGAGGAGCGCGAATACCGGCTCGACCACTCGGACTCGGACGACTTCACCGACGACGAGCTGATGACGATCACCGCCACCGACGTGGCCCACTCGGCCGGTCCGCTGCTGCGCGGCCTCGGCCTGTCCATGCCGCAACAACTTCCGGAACAGCAGTGA
- a CDS encoding PE family protein, which translates to MTLRVVPEGLTAAGAAVEALTARMAAAHAAAAPLVTAVLPPAADAVSLQTATGFSAAGAEHQAVAAQGVEELGRSGIGVGESALSYATGDAMAATTYMTARGAG; encoded by the coding sequence ATGACCCTGCGTGTCGTCCCCGAAGGTCTGACCGCCGCCGGCGCGGCGGTGGAGGCACTCACCGCCAGGATGGCCGCCGCGCACGCCGCCGCCGCCCCGCTGGTCACCGCGGTCCTGCCACCGGCGGCGGACGCGGTGTCCCTGCAGACCGCAACGGGTTTCAGCGCCGCCGGTGCCGAGCATCAGGCCGTGGCGGCCCAGGGTGTCGAGGAACTCGGCCGGTCCGGGATCGGGGTCGGTGAGTCCGCGCTCAGCTACGCCACCGGGGACGCGATGGCCGCCACGACCTACATGACCGCCCGGGGCGCAGGGTGA